GTGCAATAACATGGTCAAATAAAAATGAGTTGGCAACTGCATGCTACGGCAGAGTGACATTCTTTGACATAGTTAATAATAAAACGAATCAAAAACTCGAGTGGCAAGGATCATTGGTCTCTATGGAATTAAGCCCCGATGGAGATATTGTCGCCTGTGGGAGTCAAGACAATTCAGTTCATTTTTGGAGAAGATCAACAGGAATGGATGCTGAAATGACTGGATACCCTGGGAAACCAAGTCACCTTTCATTTGATGACAGCGGAAAATTATTAGCGACAAGTGGCAGTGAAAGAATCACAGTATGGAGCTTTATAGGGAATGGTCCAGAGGGCACTATGCCAGGAGAGCTATGTCACCATACAGAACCTATTTCCAGCCTAGCCTTTTCCAATAAAGGTATGCTTGTAGCCTCAGGATCTAGGGATGGTTCCGTTGTCGCAAGTTTCCTCAAGAATGACGGCAATGGTGATCCCGTTGGGGCTGCATTCGCAGGAGATTTAGTAGGGGCAATATCTTGGAGACCTGATGATTGTGCACTTGCAGCAGTCAATGCAAAAGGTGTTGTAAATGTATGGAAATTTAAAGTTCGTACTAACCTTTTTTCAAAGGGATTTAAGTAAAAAGTAGAAATTTATTAATTACCAATAGTTAGTTTTTAAATGTCTTTCCATACAAATGACCTCACAGTCATTATCTATACCTTTTGGGTGAATATCGCAATATGAGAGACATTGAAAATATTCGTCTATGGGATTTGATTTATCAGTTTTACTAACTTCTTTCGAATGATTCATAAAAGGTTTCCTCAATTACTTAAAATTAAGATAGACGAATTAAATATCAAAAGAAATAAGCAAAACTTACTAAAAATATCTCAAAAAAATTAGCACAATTGATTCCTACTCTCGGACATTTTTAATTAAAAAGCAATGCGTATAAAAACGGATTGTCTTTAGAGAAATATTTTCCTAATTTTATATTGTTGAGTTCTAGGAGGTCTTTCAAAATGATCGATAGCCTGCCTGAAATTTCGGAATAAACCGAACTAATTTAATTAACTGCTCCAATTATTTTTTATTAATGTCTAAGCTTCCTTCTTCTGCATCGTTTAGGTGCCCTTTGAGAAACAAGCTTAATTCTAGAGTTTTTGCCCCAGTTAAAGACAATTAGTTAATTTTAGTGAGCATTAGCTTAATAGAAGTTAGCAACAAGGATCAATGATTTAGGTGCGTTATTAACTTCAGTAAAAAATATAAGTAAGAGATAAAAGAGGGCTTAAATAAGCCCTCTTTTTTTTGTTATAGGATGACTTTCTTCTAATTTTATAGATAATGATTAAAGCAATAAATTTTTAAAATGGTTCAATATTATTGCCCATATTGCAATCCTAAATATCAATTTCAAAAACAATCCTCAAATGGTACTTTGATTTGTGGCTTGTGTGGAGAGGATCTTGTAAAAAAACCATTTATTAGGTTGAACCAGATAATTGCTTTAGTTGCTGCTTCATCATTACTTCTACCGTTAGTATATACTTTTATTTTTTTAATTAAAAATCAAATAAATCCTCCTAATAAAAATTATCAAGCAAATAGTAATTTAATGATAATTATCAAAGAAACACTTTCATAAAACAATTACAAAAATCTCGAGAGGTTAACCTCTACAAAGTGATTTATTTAAACAAGAATTTTTACTCTCAATATTTATTTGATCATCAATATTTTTTAATTTGTTTTTATTACTTATTACTTTAACTTTTTGGCCGCAATGTTCTTTGCAACCACCATTAAATAAATTATGTGCATACAAATTAGAAATATTCGTAAGTAATAAAAGAAAAACTATTTTATAAATTTGATAAAAATAAGACTTAATTTTTAATATCATATTCTCAGAATTAGTAAATAAATAATATCAGTTAATTCCAAGGAGTGTTTATAAGTCCCCAGATATCGAAGAAGAAAAATAAAACTGCAATAACAACAAGATCCCATGCTCTTTCCCTAAAAGCCCAAGGCGCAATAAAAACTTCCCCAAGTCCATGAAGTGCCGCACCTACTGGTAGATGATCAAGAACCAGCAAACTGTGAGAGAGGATAAAAAGAAAGCTTGCGAAATATCTAAAAAAAACAAATTGCCAATTACTAGAACTCATGCCTTTTAGATTTTTAAGAAATATACTTCAATGATTAAAATAATGATATAGATCTAGTTAAGAGATATTATTTTTGGTAGCCATAAATACGAATAAAGATATAAAGCTAAAGTAAAAGTTACTAAACGATGAAATATATGTTTTCAAGTTATCAGCCTAAAAATAGTTTTGATGAATACTTTAAGGATAATGTTAACTCTGCTAGAGAAATATTGATTCCACTTCTTTCATCCTTAGATAATATGGGACTTGAGGAATTAAACAGGAATCATTCTGCCGCAAAAAAATTATTACTAAGACATGGTGCAACTTTTAGATTAAATGATACTGGTTTAAAAGGTACTGAGAGAATATTACCTTTTGATCCACTTCCAAGAATAATTAGTAAAGATGATTGGGTAACTTTAGAAAAAGGGTTAAAACAAAGGCTTGAGGCAATTGATTTATTCCTAGATGATATTTATAATTCTCAAAAAATAATTAATGATGGAATAATTCCAAGAGAATTAATAGAGAGTTCAGAAGGTTGGAGACCTCAGATGATAGGTTTCAAACCTCCACTAAATAAATGGTGTCAAATTTCAGGACTTGATTTAATAAGAGATAGAAAAGGAGATTGGCATGTTTTAGAAGATAATTTAAGGTGCCCTTCTGGTGTTGCTTATTTTTTAGAGAATAGATTAGTCATGAAGAATATTTTCCCTAATCTTTTCTCAGGAAGAATAGTTAAACCAATTGATGAATATCCATCATATCTTTTAAAAACTCTTCAAGAACTAGCTGTTTGGACTGACACTCCCAAGATAGTTCTACTAACTCCAGGAATTTTTAATAGTGCTTATTTTGAACATAGTTATTTAGCTCAAGAAATGGGCATACAACTAGTTCAGGGTCATGACTTAGTTTGTAATGATGATTATGTATATTTAAAAACTACCTCTGGATTAAAAAGAGTAGATGTCATTTACAGACGAATTGATGATGATTTCTTAGATCCTCTTAATTTCAGAAAAGATTCCTGCCTTGGTGTTAGCGGATTACTTGATGTTTTTAAGGCAGGTCATGTTGCTTTAGCAAATGCACCTGGGACTGGAATAGCAGATGACAAAATGATTTATTCTTTTGTTCCAAAAATGATTAAATATTATCTTGATGAAGAAATTATTATTAAAAATGTAGAAACTTACATTTGTCATTATCAAAAGGATCGAGAATATGTTCTAGAAAATTTATCAAAACTTGTTGTTAAGTCTGTCGCAGAAGCTGGTGGTTATGGAATGTTAATTGGCCCTCACTCAACAACGAATGAGATAGAAGAATTCGCTAATAAAATTAAAAATAATCCTAGAAATTTCATAGCACAACCAACATTAGAATTATCTACTGTGCCCTCGTTATGTGATGGAGAACTATATCCATGTCATGTTGATTTAAGACCATATATCTTAAGAGGAAAAGATTCATGGGTTAGCCCAGGCGGGCTTACGAGAGTAGCATTAAAAAAAGGATCATTAGTCGTTAATTCTTCTCAAGGTGGAGGATGCAAAGATACATGGGTTGTAGGTAAATAATATGCTTTTAAGTCGTGTAGCAGAATCTCTTTATTGGATTAATCGTTATTTAGAACGTGCGGAAAACATATCTCGTTTCGTCGAAGTAAGCGAAGCTATGTCATTAGATTGTCCACCAGGAAGTGCCGAACCTTGGCTCCCTTTAATTGATGCTTCAAGTGACAGAGAATCTTTTGATAAGAGATTCCCAGAGAAAAAA
The Prochlorococcus marinus XMU1411 genome window above contains:
- a CDS encoding WD40 repeat domain-containing protein; this translates as MPDIEPFSPRGMFHEGWTAEVNDYAIACGWALKGKQFIVGDVAGGIFAFEGDTGKIIWEKENTHSGGLLAMAIHPEGEIFATSGQDGNVQICNCHEGKVIKTLDLGKGWVEHLKWSNDGLFLAIASSKKVYVFNEIGEEKWISEDHPSTVSAITWSNKNELATACYGRVTFFDIVNNKTNQKLEWQGSLVSMELSPDGDIVACGSQDNSVHFWRRSTGMDAEMTGYPGKPSHLSFDDSGKLLATSGSERITVWSFIGNGPEGTMPGELCHHTEPISSLAFSNKGMLVASGSRDGSVVASFLKNDGNGDPVGAAFAGDLVGAISWRPDDCALAAVNAKGVVNVWKFKVRTNLFSKGFK
- a CDS encoding DNA gyrase, producing the protein MVQYYCPYCNPKYQFQKQSSNGTLICGLCGEDLVKKPFIRLNQIIALVAASSLLLPLVYTFIFLIKNQINPPNKNYQANSNLMIIIKETLS
- a CDS encoding circularly permuted type 2 ATP-grasp protein — its product is MKYMFSSYQPKNSFDEYFKDNVNSAREILIPLLSSLDNMGLEELNRNHSAAKKLLLRHGATFRLNDTGLKGTERILPFDPLPRIISKDDWVTLEKGLKQRLEAIDLFLDDIYNSQKIINDGIIPRELIESSEGWRPQMIGFKPPLNKWCQISGLDLIRDRKGDWHVLEDNLRCPSGVAYFLENRLVMKNIFPNLFSGRIVKPIDEYPSYLLKTLQELAVWTDTPKIVLLTPGIFNSAYFEHSYLAQEMGIQLVQGHDLVCNDDYVYLKTTSGLKRVDVIYRRIDDDFLDPLNFRKDSCLGVSGLLDVFKAGHVALANAPGTGIADDKMIYSFVPKMIKYYLDEEIIIKNVETYICHYQKDREYVLENLSKLVVKSVAEAGGYGMLIGPHSTTNEIEEFANKIKNNPRNFIAQPTLELSTVPSLCDGELYPCHVDLRPYILRGKDSWVSPGGLTRVALKKGSLVVNSSQGGGCKDTWVVGK